A window of the Verminephrobacter eiseniae EF01-2 genome harbors these coding sequences:
- a CDS encoding tripartite tricarboxylate transporter TctB family protein, whose amino-acid sequence MKINDTLSGLLLALFAAAIFIYAGTFPSMRQQVGPALFPQLLAGGFMICAFLLICKGLRQTRTEAWFSLPPWFGERRAVFAYLLVLLSLVFYICACEALGFLPTATILLLSLSMTFGARLAVAMPMAIASALGIHCIFYKLLKVPLPWGMLESIAW is encoded by the coding sequence ATGAAAATCAATGACACTCTTTCAGGCTTGCTGCTTGCCCTTTTTGCTGCTGCCATCTTCATTTACGCAGGCACATTCCCTTCCATGAGGCAACAAGTGGGCCCCGCCCTGTTTCCGCAATTGCTGGCGGGCGGATTCATGATCTGCGCATTCCTGCTGATCTGCAAAGGATTGCGGCAGACGCGTACCGAAGCCTGGTTCAGCCTGCCGCCGTGGTTCGGCGAGCGCCGCGCCGTTTTTGCCTATCTGCTGGTGCTGCTGTCCCTGGTGTTCTACATCTGCGCTTGCGAAGCGCTGGGTTTTCTGCCGACTGCCACGATCTTGCTGCTGTCGCTGTCCATGACCTTTGGCGCCCGCCTTGCGGTCGCCATGCCAATGGCCATTGCCAGTGCCCTGGGTATTCACTGCATCTTTTATAAACTCCTGAAAGTGCCGCTCCCTTGGGGCATGCTGGAATCCATTGCCTGGTAA